One segment of Manihot esculenta cultivar AM560-2 chromosome 4, M.esculenta_v8, whole genome shotgun sequence DNA contains the following:
- the LOC110613010 gene encoding aromatic aminotransferase ISS1 isoform X1, whose amino-acid sequence MGSYGKLAKRALETEMPVMVQIQELARGAKNAMSLAQGVVYWQPPKQALKKVKELVWEPSISRYGADEGISELREALTLKLQKENKLLKSSVMVTAGANQAFVNLVLALCDAGDSVVMFAPYYFNAYMSFQMTGVTNILVGPCNPNTLHPDAEWLERTLSETRPVPKVVTVVNPGNPTGTYIPEALLKRISEICRDAGSWLIVDNTYEYFMYDGLQHSCVEGDHVVNIFSFSKAYGMMGWRVGYIAYPSEVEGFATQLLKIQDNIPICASLLSQYLALYSLEMGPEWVTERVKDLVRNREIILEALSPLGEDAVKGGEGAIYLWAKLPDKYLDDFKVVRWLATRHGVVLIPGGACGCPGHIRISFGGLVEADCKAAAERLRRGLEELVNHGMME is encoded by the exons ATGGGTTCCTACGGAAAGCTTGCCaagagggctttggagactGAGATGCCGGTCATGGTTCAG ATACAGGAATTGGCCCGAGGAGCTAAAAATGCCATGTCTTTGGCCCAg GGTGTTGTTTACTGGCAACCACCCAAACAGGCATTAAAAAAGGTGAAAGAACTTGTATGGGAGCCATCAATTAGTCGTTATGGTGCTGATGAAGGTATCTCTGAACTCAGGGAGGCATTGACACTGAAG ttgcaaaaggaaaataaattgtTGAAATCTTCAGTTATGGTTACTGCTGGTGCAAATCAG GCATTTGTGAATCTTGTCCTTGCGTTGTGTGATGCTGGGGATTCTGTAGTCATGTTTGCTCCGTACTATTTCAATGCATACATGTCCTTCCAGATGACAGGCGTCactaatattttagtgggtccTTGTAACCCAAATACACTTCACCCAGATGCAG AATGGTTGGAAAGGACGCTATCAGAAACTAGACCAGTTCCAAAAGTTGTGACTGTCGTTAACCCTGGTAACCCAACCGGGACATATATTCCAGAGGCCCTCCTCAAG AGGATTTCAGAGATATGCAGAGATGCTGGATCCTGGCTTATTGTAGACAATACATACGA GTATTTTATGTATGATGGTCTACAACATTCCTGTGTAGAAGGTGATCATGTTGTCAACATCTTTTCCTTCTCAAAAGCCTATGGGATGATGGGATGGCGGGTTGGATAC ATAGCATATCCATCAGAAGTGGAGGGTTTTGCAACTCAACTTCTTAAAATCCAGGACAATATACCAATATGTGCCTCATTACTTTCACAGTACCTTGCCCTCTACTCCTTAGAAATGGGACCGGAGTGGGTGACCGAGCGAGTGAAAGATCTCGTGAGAAACAGAGAAATTATTCTGGAAGCTCTCTCCCCTTTAGGAGAAGATGCTGTAAAAGGTGGAGAAGGTGCAATTTACCTGTGGGCAAAGCTCCCTGACAAATATCTTGATGATTTTAAAGTTGTTCGCTGGCTTGCTACGAGGCACGGGGTGGTTTTGATTCCGGGAGGAGCTTGTGGATGCCCAGGGCATATCAGGATCTCGTTCGGGGGCTTGGTAGAGGCGGACTGTAAAGCTGCTGCGGAGAGGCTGAGGAGAGGATTAGAAGAATTAGTGAACCATGGAATGATGGAGTAA
- the LOC110613010 gene encoding aromatic aminotransferase ISS1 isoform X2 — MIGGCRSLPQNSQRTRHCQTIKLKGVVYWQPPKQALKKVKELVWEPSISRYGADEGISELREALTLKLQKENKLLKSSVMVTAGANQAFVNLVLALCDAGDSVVMFAPYYFNAYMSFQMTGVTNILVGPCNPNTLHPDAEWLERTLSETRPVPKVVTVVNPGNPTGTYIPEALLKRISEICRDAGSWLIVDNTYEYFMYDGLQHSCVEGDHVVNIFSFSKAYGMMGWRVGYIAYPSEVEGFATQLLKIQDNIPICASLLSQYLALYSLEMGPEWVTERVKDLVRNREIILEALSPLGEDAVKGGEGAIYLWAKLPDKYLDDFKVVRWLATRHGVVLIPGGACGCPGHIRISFGGLVEADCKAAAERLRRGLEELVNHGMME; from the exons ATGATTGGTGGCTGTAGGTCACTTCCCCAAAATTCTCAACGTACTCGACATTGTCAGACTATCAAACTTAAG GGTGTTGTTTACTGGCAACCACCCAAACAGGCATTAAAAAAGGTGAAAGAACTTGTATGGGAGCCATCAATTAGTCGTTATGGTGCTGATGAAGGTATCTCTGAACTCAGGGAGGCATTGACACTGAAG ttgcaaaaggaaaataaattgtTGAAATCTTCAGTTATGGTTACTGCTGGTGCAAATCAG GCATTTGTGAATCTTGTCCTTGCGTTGTGTGATGCTGGGGATTCTGTAGTCATGTTTGCTCCGTACTATTTCAATGCATACATGTCCTTCCAGATGACAGGCGTCactaatattttagtgggtccTTGTAACCCAAATACACTTCACCCAGATGCAG AATGGTTGGAAAGGACGCTATCAGAAACTAGACCAGTTCCAAAAGTTGTGACTGTCGTTAACCCTGGTAACCCAACCGGGACATATATTCCAGAGGCCCTCCTCAAG AGGATTTCAGAGATATGCAGAGATGCTGGATCCTGGCTTATTGTAGACAATACATACGA GTATTTTATGTATGATGGTCTACAACATTCCTGTGTAGAAGGTGATCATGTTGTCAACATCTTTTCCTTCTCAAAAGCCTATGGGATGATGGGATGGCGGGTTGGATAC ATAGCATATCCATCAGAAGTGGAGGGTTTTGCAACTCAACTTCTTAAAATCCAGGACAATATACCAATATGTGCCTCATTACTTTCACAGTACCTTGCCCTCTACTCCTTAGAAATGGGACCGGAGTGGGTGACCGAGCGAGTGAAAGATCTCGTGAGAAACAGAGAAATTATTCTGGAAGCTCTCTCCCCTTTAGGAGAAGATGCTGTAAAAGGTGGAGAAGGTGCAATTTACCTGTGGGCAAAGCTCCCTGACAAATATCTTGATGATTTTAAAGTTGTTCGCTGGCTTGCTACGAGGCACGGGGTGGTTTTGATTCCGGGAGGAGCTTGTGGATGCCCAGGGCATATCAGGATCTCGTTCGGGGGCTTGGTAGAGGCGGACTGTAAAGCTGCTGCGGAGAGGCTGAGGAGAGGATTAGAAGAATTAGTGAACCATGGAATGATGGAGTAA
- the LOC110613038 gene encoding cyclin-A2-4 — protein MKKENVLPTNVGDISGRITRSRAAALCASGRMPSLRASAQLGQKHISRAKSKRAALDENNTIAPDNAGNKPKKRAVLQDVTNVCCENSYRSCFNATRIQAKNGKQAKKSQLNVSKVAPSLAVEVPHLQAKPKSKTVQETLKVEPKSEVTCSTTFEKDVHSQQSDISEFGTSNHWLPEQSTIPSQPSSSLKKVEKPGLIESGMISSDPDFTDIDCDHKDPQLCSLYAPGIYNSFRVAELFRRPNSTYMETVQRDITQSMRGILVDWLVEVSEEYKLVPDTLYLTVYLIDKFLSQNYIERNRLQLLGITCMLIASKYEEICAPRVEEFCFITDNTYTKGEVLKMEILVLKYFSFQIFAPTAKTYLRRFLRAAQASYKSPSYELEYLADYLAELTLIDYNFLNFLPSVIAASAVFLARWTLDQTIHPWNSTLEHYTSYKASDIKTTVFALQDLQLNTNGCPLRAISMKYRQEKFKTVAALSSPKLLDTLF, from the exons ATGAAGAAGGAAAATGTGCTTCCTACTAATGTTGGAGATATTAGTGGTCGAATAACACGTTCACGTGCAGCCGCCTTGTGTGCATCTGGCAGGATGCCCTCTTTGAGGGCATCTGCACAACTAGGTCAGAAGCATATTTCACGAGCAAAATCAAAAAGAGCAGCCTTGGATGAGAACAACACCATTGCACCTGATAATGCAGGCAATAAGCCTAAGAAGAGAGCAGTGCTTCAGGATGTCACAAATGTTTGTTGTGAGAATTCATATAGGAGTTGTTTCAATGCAACTAGAATTCAG GCTAAGAATGGAAAGCAGGCAAAAAAGAGTCAGCTCAATGTGTCCAAAGTGGCTCCTTCACTTGCTGTAGAAGTCCCACATCTTCAAGCCAAGCCAAAGAGTAAAACTGTTCAAGAAACCCTAAAAGTAGAGCCTAAATCAGAAGTTACTTGTTCAACTACTTTTGAGAAGGATGTGCATTCTCAGCAAAGTGACATAAGTGAGTTTGGCACAAGTAACCACTGGCTTCCAGAACAATCCACAATTCCATCACAACCCAGCAGTTCTCTGAAGAAAG TGGAGAAACCTGGCCTTATTGAAAGTGGGATGATATCAAGTGATCCAGACTTTACAGACATTGATTGTGATCACAAGGATCCTCAACTCTGTAGCCTCTATGCTCCTGGCATCTATAACAGCTTCCGTGTTGCTGAG CTTTTCCGAAGGCCAAATTCTACTTACATGGAAACAGTACAGCGAGATATCACTCAAAGCATGCGTGGGATTCTGGTTGATTGGCTTGTGGAG GTGTCTGAGGAATATAAGTTGGTGCCAGATACACTTTACCTCACAGTCTATCTCATAGACAAGTTTCTTTCTCAAAATTACATTGAAAGGAACAGACTTCAACTACTTGGTATTACCTGCATGCTGATTGCATC CAAATATGAAGAGATTTGTGCACCACGTGTAGAAGAATTTTGCTTCATTACCGACAACACATACACAAAGGGGGAG GTGTTAAAGATGGAGATTCTAGTGTTGAAATATTTTAGCTTTCAGATATTTGCTCCTACGGCCAAAACGTATCTCAG gAGATTCCTACGTGCAGCACAGGCTTCTTACAAG AGCCCTAGTTATGAACTGGAGTACTTGGCCGATTATCTAGCAGAACTGACATTGATTGACTACAATTTCTTGAATTTCCTTCCTTCGGTCATTGCTGCATCAGCTGTATTCCTGGCTAGATGGACATTGGATCAGACAATCCATCCTTGG aattcAACTCTAGAACACTACACTTCGTACAAGGCATCAGATATTAAAACTACAGTTTTTGCATTACAAGACCTACAATTGAATACCAATGGGTGTCCTCTGAGAGCTATAAGCATGAAGTATAGGCAGGAAAAG TTCAAAACTGTGGCAGCTCTGTCTTCTCCGAAACTGCTCGACACATTATTCTAA
- the LOC110612515 gene encoding D-glycerate 3-kinase, chloroplastic isoform X1, with amino-acid sequence MAALSIVSQLPPKCLSYADCFNNHILNFNNNYHNFKFHSLPCSHQFPVLSSFSTQPKSKFFSNYPSSKLPQFPIYSSQPAGSEHLWIQDNSKKQNSTFKTRMQDRLHSVFPTTPAQVSAVQDLYEFICSGPLLSKLGLTSDMIADSIDKWLEYGSHLCRLFQLNELYLTVPQKARIYHYYIPVFLWIEDKISKHVSQFKDGEEIPPLVVGFSAPQGCGKTTLVFALDYLFKKTGRNSATLSIDDFYWTAEGQAKLREANPGNALLEFRGNAGSHDLSFSIETLTGLKKLTKEGIKMKLPRYDKSAYSGRGDRADPSLWPEIEGPLTVILFEGWMLGFKPVPTEVVRAVDPQLETVNKNLEAYYDAWDKFINAWIVIKIQDPSYVYQWRLQAEIAMREAGNPGMTDEEVRDFVSRYLPAYKAYLPTLYDEGPSGSDPENVLLIDIDEGRNPILGN; translated from the exons ATGGCGGCCCTCAGTATCGTATCTCAGTTGCCACCTAAATGTTTATCTTATGCAGATTGTTTTAATAATcatattcttaattttaataataattatcacAATTTTAAATTCCATTCTCTGCCTTGTTCTCATCAATTCCctgttctttcttctttctctacGCAACCCAAATCCAAATTCTTTTCAAATTACCCATCTTCTAAGCTCCCTCAATTCCCTATCTATTCCTCTCAACCAG CAGGCAGTGAACATTTATGGATCCAAGACAATTCCAAGAAACAAAACTCAACTTTTAAAACAAGGATGCAGGACCGTCTACATTCGGTGTTTCCTACAACACCTGCACAAGTTTCTGCTGTGCAAGATCTTTACGAATTTATCTGCTCAGGTCCTCTCCTAAGCAAGTTGGGATTGACTTCTGACATGATTGCTGACTCCATAGACAAGTGGTTAGAATATGGTTCGCACTTGTGCCGATTGTTTCAGCTCAATGAATTGTACCTTACAGTTCCTCAAAAGGCGAGGATTTATCATTATTACATACCGGTGTTCTTATGGATTGAAGATAAGATTTCCAAGCATGTGTCTCAGTTTAAAGATGGAGAAGAAATACCTCCTTTAGTG GTTGGTTTTAGTGCACCCCAAGGTTGTGGAAAGACCACTCTTGTCTTTGCTCTTGATTATCTCTTCAAAAAAACTGGCAG GAATTCTGCAACATTATCAATAGATGATTTTTACTGGACAGCAGAGGGCCAG GCTAAACTGAgagaagcaaatccaggaaatGCGCTTTTAGAG TTCCGCGGAAATGCTGGGAGCCATGATCTTTCATTCTCCATTGAAACCCTAACCGGTTTAAAAAAACTGACAAAAGAAG GTATAAAGATGAAGCTACCACGATATGATAAA TCTGCATACAGTGGGAGAGGTGACAGAGCTGATCCTTCACTGTGGCCAGAGATTGAAGGTCCATTAACA GTGATTCTTTTTGAAGGCTGGATGCTTGGCTTTAAACCTGTTCCAACAGAAGTCGTCCGAGCCGTGGATCCACAG CTGGAGACTGTGAACAAGAACCTTGAAGCCTATTATGATGCATGGGACAAGTTTATAAATGCATGGATAGTCATCAAGATTCAGGATCCCAGTTATGTCTACCAGTGGCGTTTACag GCAGAGATTGCCATGAGGGAGGCAGGCAATCCTGGGATGACTGACGAGGAG GTTAGAGATTTTGTTTCTCGTTACCTGCCAGCATACAAGGCATATCTTCCCACCCTGTATGACGAGGGACCAAGCGGCTCAGATCCTGAGAATGTCCTCCTCATCGACATCGACGAAGGCAGGAACCCAATTCTAGGTAATTAG
- the LOC110612515 gene encoding D-glycerate 3-kinase, chloroplastic isoform X2, translating into MAALSIVSQLPPKCLSYADCFNNHILNFNNNYHNFKFHSLPCSHQFPVLSSFSTQPKSKFFSNYPSSKLPQFPIYSSQPGSEHLWIQDNSKKQNSTFKTRMQDRLHSVFPTTPAQVSAVQDLYEFICSGPLLSKLGLTSDMIADSIDKWLEYGSHLCRLFQLNELYLTVPQKARIYHYYIPVFLWIEDKISKHVSQFKDGEEIPPLVVGFSAPQGCGKTTLVFALDYLFKKTGRNSATLSIDDFYWTAEGQAKLREANPGNALLEFRGNAGSHDLSFSIETLTGLKKLTKEGIKMKLPRYDKSAYSGRGDRADPSLWPEIEGPLTVILFEGWMLGFKPVPTEVVRAVDPQLETVNKNLEAYYDAWDKFINAWIVIKIQDPSYVYQWRLQAEIAMREAGNPGMTDEEVRDFVSRYLPAYKAYLPTLYDEGPSGSDPENVLLIDIDEGRNPILGN; encoded by the exons ATGGCGGCCCTCAGTATCGTATCTCAGTTGCCACCTAAATGTTTATCTTATGCAGATTGTTTTAATAATcatattcttaattttaataataattatcacAATTTTAAATTCCATTCTCTGCCTTGTTCTCATCAATTCCctgttctttcttctttctctacGCAACCCAAATCCAAATTCTTTTCAAATTACCCATCTTCTAAGCTCCCTCAATTCCCTATCTATTCCTCTCAACCAG GCAGTGAACATTTATGGATCCAAGACAATTCCAAGAAACAAAACTCAACTTTTAAAACAAGGATGCAGGACCGTCTACATTCGGTGTTTCCTACAACACCTGCACAAGTTTCTGCTGTGCAAGATCTTTACGAATTTATCTGCTCAGGTCCTCTCCTAAGCAAGTTGGGATTGACTTCTGACATGATTGCTGACTCCATAGACAAGTGGTTAGAATATGGTTCGCACTTGTGCCGATTGTTTCAGCTCAATGAATTGTACCTTACAGTTCCTCAAAAGGCGAGGATTTATCATTATTACATACCGGTGTTCTTATGGATTGAAGATAAGATTTCCAAGCATGTGTCTCAGTTTAAAGATGGAGAAGAAATACCTCCTTTAGTG GTTGGTTTTAGTGCACCCCAAGGTTGTGGAAAGACCACTCTTGTCTTTGCTCTTGATTATCTCTTCAAAAAAACTGGCAG GAATTCTGCAACATTATCAATAGATGATTTTTACTGGACAGCAGAGGGCCAG GCTAAACTGAgagaagcaaatccaggaaatGCGCTTTTAGAG TTCCGCGGAAATGCTGGGAGCCATGATCTTTCATTCTCCATTGAAACCCTAACCGGTTTAAAAAAACTGACAAAAGAAG GTATAAAGATGAAGCTACCACGATATGATAAA TCTGCATACAGTGGGAGAGGTGACAGAGCTGATCCTTCACTGTGGCCAGAGATTGAAGGTCCATTAACA GTGATTCTTTTTGAAGGCTGGATGCTTGGCTTTAAACCTGTTCCAACAGAAGTCGTCCGAGCCGTGGATCCACAG CTGGAGACTGTGAACAAGAACCTTGAAGCCTATTATGATGCATGGGACAAGTTTATAAATGCATGGATAGTCATCAAGATTCAGGATCCCAGTTATGTCTACCAGTGGCGTTTACag GCAGAGATTGCCATGAGGGAGGCAGGCAATCCTGGGATGACTGACGAGGAG GTTAGAGATTTTGTTTCTCGTTACCTGCCAGCATACAAGGCATATCTTCCCACCCTGTATGACGAGGGACCAAGCGGCTCAGATCCTGAGAATGTCCTCCTCATCGACATCGACGAAGGCAGGAACCCAATTCTAGGTAATTAG
- the LOC110613097 gene encoding auxin-responsive protein IAA16 — protein sequence MSPESDTTGISFKETELTLALPGESRSLPEIINGGKTGTKRGFLETVDLNLGSSRSHADNYCTESENDVSSVAKPPAAKEQVVGWPPVRAYRKNAMKNCKYVKVAVDGAPYLRKVDLEMYNSYQQLLSALEDMFSCFTIRNCLNETKIVNGIEYMATYEDKDGDWMMVGDVPWKMFVESCRRLRLMKRSEAIGLAPRTPSKCSSISE from the exons ATGTCGCCGGAATCTGATACCACCGGCATTAGTTTCAAGGAAACAGAACTGACCTTGGCCTTGCCCGGTGAGTCTCGCTCGTTACCGGAGATTATTAACGGAGGGAAAACAGGGACTAAACGTGGATTTTTGGAGACCGTTGATCTAAATCTCGGGAGCTCTAGATCTCACGCTGATAATTATTGTACTGAGTCGGAGAACGATGTCTCAAGCGTCGCGAAGCCTCCGGCAGCAAA GGAACAAGTGGTAGGGTGGCCGCCGGTGAGAGCTTATAGAAAGAATGCTATGAAAAACTGTAAATATGTGAAGGTGGCGGTGGACGGAGCTCCATACTTAAGGAAGGTTGATCTTGAGATGTACAATAGCTATCAGCAGCTCTTGAGTGCCTTGGAGGACATGTTCTCTTGCTTCACCATAC GGAATTGTTTGAATGAGACGAAAATAGTGAACGGAATTGAATATATGGCTACTTATGAAGACAAAGATGGCGACTGGATGATGGTTGGGGATGTACCATGGAA aaTGTTTGTTGAATCATGCAGGCGACTTAGGTTGATGAAAAGATCAGAAGCAATTGGATTAG CTCCAAGGACACCTTCAAAATGCTCAAGCATAAGTGAGTGA
- the LOC110612673 gene encoding auxin-induced protein AUX22, with amino-acid sequence MKMAHGLGLEIVTELTLGLPGRSEGLEYNKKEKKRVFSEVSGSEASSTTNDDRKISTKSQVVGWPPVCSYRKKNSLNEKEGVETSKLYVKVSMDGAPFLRKIDLGMHKEYSDLVVAFEKLFGCFGIGKALKDAECSDYVYVPIYEDKDGDWLLLGDVPWE; translated from the exons ATGAAAATGGCACATGGTCTTGGACTTGAGATAGTCACTGAGCTTACCTTGGGGCTGCCAGGCAGAAGTGAAGGTCTTGAGtataataaaaaagagaagaaaagggtTTTTTCTGAGGTCTCCGGCAGCGAAGCGAGTAGCACCACCAATGATGACCGGAAAATCTCAACGAAGAGTCAAGTTGTAGGGTGGCCGCCAGTTTGTTCTTATCGGAAAAAGAATAGTTTGAATGAGAAAGAAGGGGTTGAGACTTCAAAACTGTACGTGAAAGTTAGCATGGATGGAGCTCCTTTTCTTAGGAAGATTGATTTGGGTATGCATAAGGAGTATTCAGATCTTGTTGTTGCATTTGAGAAGCTATTTGGTTGTTTTGGAATCG GGAAAGCGTTGAAGGATGCAGAGTGCAGCGACTACGTCTACGTCCCCATATACGAGGACAAGGACGGCGACTGGCTGCTTTTGGGAGACGTCCCCTGGGAGTAA